CGACTCGCCGCGCTAGGATTGTCTCGACCCactcccgccgtcgccgccgccgcgggcagttcctccgcccccctcctccctccatgGGAAGCACCGGCTAGCCGCCTTCCCTTCCCCCGCCAGCTGCTCCGCCTGCGCCTGCCCCCGCTCTGCTCCGCCGCCTGCTCCTCCCTACCCCCTGACGCCGCATTCGACCGTCCCCCACGCCCCGACGCCCCAGTCCCCTGCGCCGTCAGGTGGACGCGGTCGCCAACGCCAACTGGTTCCAGGTTGACGTTGAGCCGAGCGCTGTGTTCCTCTCCATCCTCTACGTGTTACAGTTCAATTCGTTGTCAAAGTTGCATCATGCCCCACACATAGTCCGCATGTATAATTTGTTAATTTGGTTATATTGGCACGTATCCTGATGAACATAGATCCAGCCCGACCCTTTGTGCATATGGTGAGAGATGAGAAGGCTGTCCTATTTTTTCTTTGACCTGACTAGTATTGTTCAGTAACAAAGATATATTTTTTAGTATGTTGTGCTTGTACCCGTGTTGTTGTATGTACATGATTATCCAATTTTCTAGTGCCATTTTGCTAGTATGCTGTAGAGACTAGTTCACTTTTCTTTCTTATGTAAATGCTTTTTGCTCTACTCTATTCTGAGCCACATATATGCCTAAACTTCGTTATGGCTCATTGCAACATTGATGATTGCTTCAACTTCTTTATGATCCATTGTTAACATTGATAATTGTATTCCCTTTTTTTTATAATTGTATCTAATTCTCTTAGATATTTAATGATTTCATTTATCAACCAGCTTTGCAAGATTTCCTTGGTAAGATATACTAATTCACCCGATTGTCAGTGGATTGATAGTATGAACTGACACTAAACGTTTAAATAGGAGAATATGAACTGCAGTCTGGGTAATTAGAGCTATTTATGAGAGACATAGTCTCCTATTTTTGTGTGTTTAGTGTTTGCATTTTGTTGCTTCTGTCAAATAACTTGGATCACCCTTGAAATCAAAACCCTCGAAGATTTTGTGGGTATCTTGTTATTGTATGGTACATGTATTTTTATAAGTATTTTTATAAGTATTTGTGTATAATAATGAAAAACAATTGACATTGTTTTGCAGTTTTAACATGGATCCCAACATGAAGCAGCTTCAAGGGACTCTGATTGACATAGAAACAGACGCGGAGCAACTTCTTCTGGCAAGGCATCAGGTCTGTCGGTGCTACTGGCTTTTGCTATTCATGCTAGAAGTCTCAGTATTGATTTGTTTTGATCTGTTCTGTGTATGATCAGCTAGTGGAGAACGATAGGATGAGGAATGCTAACAGGGAGGCCCTAACGGCCCTCCGGAAAAAAGCCAAGACAACTAAAACCAGTGTCCCATCTCCATTTGAGATCGTAATGAAAGAGATGGAAGGAACTTCCGCCAAACAGCTAGTGAAGGAGATATGCTCAACTTGCGGGAATCACGACCCCAAAGAACATACCTGGCTAATGTTTCCAGGCTCAGATATTTTGGCTCGTGTTCCATTTCATGTAGCGCACACTGTTCTGGATAAAGGTATTTACCTTCTTGGATCTTGATCCATGCAATCTGATTTATTTCAATTTACTACTGAAGTAGATTTGATATAGGTTTGCACCAACAACTCTGCCATCGATTTCAATATTCAGGTGGATCATGCTTTCAAAATTTATTCCCATGTGTTGTTAATCCACTATGAGGTTTAAATTAGCTATTGTATTTTGTTGTATTCACCAAAAGTCATTGTTGAGCTCAAGGATGTGGGCTTTCGATACCATCGGCACGTGAAGTAGTGATTGGAGTCGCTGTCTGCTCTGTTCTAAGCTTGCATTTTATCTGCAACCTCTTCTGAACGCAAACTGTTAACATGGTATTTTGCAAAAGCTTATTTAGCCAAATGCGTGAATTATCTTCAAAAATTATGTCTCTGATGTTCATGGTCTTGATTGTCACTGTTTTTGCTAAACTTTTGGGGATTTTTGTTTTCAAGAATATCTTGTTGTAGGACCGTTTCCACTTCAACGTTCAAAATTGGATCTCTTTCTGTTTGAACCCTCCATCAACTATATATATGCTTGTGTGCCCGAATGGAAGCACACCCGACGACGCACGAGCTGGTTCAAGCTCGTGGCGTGGCGGAGCCATGTGCGGTATGCACATTTAGCAACACCAAAATTGTGGAATCACAACTATATATATGCTTGTGTAGCTTGTTGAGATTGTGCTGATGATTGTGATATCCAAACAATGCAGATCAAGAGCATCTAGACTACGAGACCAAGAAGCTGCAAAGCTTTGTCAAGGAGAAATCGTTTGTGATCTCCAAGAAAGGCGCCCTCGCGGACAAGATCAGCCCGGGCATCGTGAGATCCCTCGTCAGCCTTGCAGATAAACCTAAGTAGTAGGCGCATGGCGCAAGAGGTGAATGAATCATGTCTGCCGTTCCCAGTCCTAGACAACTCGAATGTCTCCTGAGATGAAGCTCCCGCCGGGTTCACCAACCGTGTTTATTAACAGTCCCAATGCTTTTTTACCCGTGTCCCGGTTTGGTTTTGCCTTGCTGTGAGATTTGGTTGCTGCTACGAATGAGAGAAGTGTAGTCGATCGGCATTTAACCCTTGTTATCTATCATCACTAGGTGTGGTGTGTTGGCAAACCTGAGTCCTGAGCCTGAACCTGTTCCTGCACCCTGTTATCTTCATCCATATGAAGTTGTAACAGTATGTATGCCGGGAAAGGTTTTTTTTTTCTCTAAAATTGTGTACCCTTCTTAAGTGAGGACATGCTTATACGGTGGGCGGGAAAGGTCTTTTTTTCTCTTCGATGACATGTTTATCTGTGGGCTGTGGTGAATCTGAAATTCAAACGACGGTTTCCATGCGCAGGTAGGTATAGATATGAAGGACAAGTTGAGAAAGATGGGGAGGCACTAAGGATGAATGTGCCTGGACATGGAGATGGAGAGCCATGCGGTTGGCAGATATTGCCCTTTGCACCTGTAGGAGGCATATGCATGCACTGTATATAGAGCGGCAATGAGGTTGGCAACCTTCAATGGTGCGAAGGGCATGAGATATCTTGGCCTTTTGGtgtgagggggagggggaggagcccAGCACAGCACTTTTTGCTGTATCTCTGGTAGCCAAGCCATGATCCGCTGTTTTCTGTAAGTAACTAACTGATGAAgtttgcgatgatgatgatgatgatgatgcctggCTGTAGCTTCTTGAGAGCCTgtgccattcttcttcttcttcttctgtctgCATCATGCATCTGGTGCATACTGTGAGTAGCATCTTTTCTTTGTCCTTAAATGCGACTGATGCCAAGTCGTCGTCTTCTTTTGTTTTTCTGGGAGGATgggaattactccctccgtccgaaaatacttgtcatcaaaatggataaaaaaggatggaAAATGTTTTTCTAGCGAGGCAGACGTCTGCATCTGGCGGGTGGGCCTCGCCGGTGTCGGTGCGGCGGATTAGCTGATCAGANNNNNNNNNNNNNNNNNNNNNNNNNNNNNNNNNNNNNNNNNNNNNNNNNNNNNNNNNNNNNNNNNNNNNNNNNNNNNNNNNNNNNNNNNNNNNNNNNNNNNNNNNNNNNNNNNNNNNNNNNNNNNNNNNNNNNNNNNNNNNNNNNNNNNNNNNNNNNNNNNNNNNNNNNNNNNNNNNNNNNNNNNNNNNNNNNNNNNNNNNNNNNNNNNNNNNNNNNNNNNNNNNNNNNNNNNNNNNNNNNNNNNNNNNNNNNNNNNNNNNNNNNNNNNNNNNNNNNNNNNNNNNNNNNNNNNNNNNNNNNNNNNNNNNNNNNNNNNNNNNNNNNNNNNNNNNNNNNNNNNNNNNNNNNNNNNNNNNNNNNNNNNNNNNNNNNNNNNNNNNNNNNNNNNNNNNNNNNNNNNNNNNNNNNNNNNNNNNNNNNNNNNNNNNNNNNNNNNNNNNNNNNNNNNNNNNNNNNNNNNNNNNNNNNNNNNNNNNNNNNNNNNNNNNNNNNNNNNNNNNNNNNNNNNNNNNNNNNNNNNNNNNNNNNNNNNNNNNNNNNNgagagagagagagagagagagagagagagagacgagggcGCATGTGATCCCGTACGTTGACGTCTCCGTTCGCTTGCTCGCCCGCTGATGTTAGTTAGCTGTACCAAACCCCAACGGTCAGATCGTCCGTGCAGCGCAGCCGAGCATTAACGCACGTGCACGCCGCGGAAACAAAAACCAAAAACCAAAGCAATCAATGAATCTGGATGCAAACAAACATTGGAtctttctttgaactttttcatgGGGCCACGTTTGCAGCAATGAATATGATGTACGGCCTTTCGCGGCTCGTCTCATGATGCTGCCGTGGCTCTTTTGCCTCTTCTTTCTACGTGGAGTATACAAGTGGGTCGATCATTGCCGGTTAGGCCTCATTTGGTTGTTGGGGTGGAAAAATCCAGGGAAATAGGCCCCTggggggagatcttcgtgtgcaTATGAATCCCTCCCACCACGGGGGAAATGGTCCCACTACCCCATGTGCCCAAATGGCAACAAGGGAGGGAAAGAAACCCCTCACCTAAAACATACAGATATAACACAACAGATCAAAGATAATTAAAAAAAAAGATCAAAGATAAAAactgcacaaataattttacaatgaAACAGACACATACAAAAACTTCAGAATTCATGTAAACTataattttattaaaaaaatacaactGATATCCATCACTTCACCAAGGTTCAAATACCCATCGGTCCACATTTCATTCCGATTAAGCGGTGAGCTAAACCTTTTTTCGTGTTCCAACATAAAA
The window above is part of the Triticum aestivum cultivar Chinese Spring chromosome 2A, IWGSC CS RefSeq v2.1, whole genome shotgun sequence genome. Proteins encoded here:
- the LOC123184576 gene encoding uncharacterized protein isoform X2, coding for MDPNMKQLQGTLIDIETDAEQLLLARHQLVENDRMRNANREALTALRKKAKTTKTSVPSPFEIVMKEMEGTSAKQLVKEICSTCGNHDPKEHTWLMFPGSDILARVPFHVAHTVLDKDQEHLDYETKKLQSFVKEKSFVISKKGALADKISPGIVRSLVSLADKPK
- the LOC123184576 gene encoding uncharacterized protein isoform X1; the protein is MDPNMKQLQGTLIDIETDAEQLLLARHQLVENDRMRNANREALTALRKKAKTTKTSVPSPFEIVMKEMEGTSAKQLVKEICSTCGNHDPKEHTWLMFPGSDILARVPFHVAHTVLDKEYLVVGPFPLQRSKLDLFLFEPSINYIYACVPEWKHTRRRTSWFKLVAWRSHVRSRASRLRDQEAAKLCQGEIVCDLQERRPRGQDQPGHREIPRQPCR